From Arachis stenosperma cultivar V10309 chromosome 2, arast.V10309.gnm1.PFL2, whole genome shotgun sequence, one genomic window encodes:
- the LOC130963731 gene encoding transcription repressor OFP16-like, translated as MPSTKNLRHLNFCFPNSTSKQESPSPPISPIAPSTSPNHIHHQNHNINNHDLPSPSPSSLNMIKNFNSLYDPSLSFNHDHSLRFSSLSTITTTITSSFDFEPEIELEPADFAAAFSSQRFFFSSPGQSNSLVKYNNKNPNSNSSSSSLPFLVNTRQFDDANNDKNNNNNSNKKKKKDVIFNGSVAVPTYSPDPYLDFRQSMQEMVEARPELMDVKSNWNVLHELLLCYLALNPKSTHKFIIGAFADLLVSLMPF; from the coding sequence atgccGAGCACAAAAAATCTTAGGCATCTCAACTTTTGTTTCCCAAACTCCACTTCCAAACAAGAATCACCATCTCCTCCTATAAGCCCCATTGCTCCTTCCACTTCTCCAAATCATATCCATCATCAAAACCATAATATTAATAATCACGATCTTCCAAGTCCATCGCCCTCGTCACTTAACATGATCAAGAACTTTAATTCTCTCTATGACCCTTCCTTATCTTTTAATCATGATCATTCCCTACgtttctcttctctctccaCCATAACCACTACCATAActtcttcctttgatttcgaaCCCGAAATAGAACTTGAACCAGCGGATTTCGCCGCCGCCTTCTCCTCCCAGCGTTTTTTCTTTTCGTCCCCCGGACAATCCAACTCTCTTgttaaatacaataataaaaaccCTAATTCTAATTCCTCCTCGTCTTCGTTACCGTTCCTTGTTAACACCCGTCAATTTGACGATGCTAACAACGataaaaataacaacaataatagtaacaaaaagaaaaagaaggacgTGATTTTCAATGGAAGCGTGGCCGTACCAACGTACTCGCCGGATCCCTACTTAGATTTCCGGCAATCCATGCAAGAAATGGTGGAGGCACGGCCGGAACTTATGGATGTAAAATCAAATTGGAACGTGTTACATGAGCTTCTTCTTTGTTACCTTGCCCTCAACCCTAAAAGCACACACAAGTTCATTATTGGGGCTTTTGCTGACCTTCTTGTTAGCCTCATGCCATTCTAG